The Gasterosteus aculeatus chromosome 8, fGasAcu3.hap1.1, whole genome shotgun sequence genome has a window encoding:
- the naprt gene encoding nicotinate phosphoribosyltransferase isoform X1, which produces MAAASSDMRAAMERSVRERVPPLLTDLYQFTMAYAYWRTGRHQEPAVFELFFRDNPFGGGFSLFAGLHDCLLFLRTFRFTDEDVEFLRSVLPPATDPAFFQFLRGLDCSGVTLRSVPEGSVVFARVPLMEVSGPLAVVQLLETSLLCLVNYASLVCSNAGRFRLAAGPRRKLLEMGLRRAQGPDGGLTASRYTHVGGFDLTSNVQAGFLYGIPVAGTMAHSYVTSFSSLEEVRPQTLVARNGDPDPVDVISLTKGWLRRVCELLGGEPGKISEGELAAFLSYAIAYPQNFLPVIDSYSVGRSGLLNFCAVALALCELDYRPVGVRLDSGDLCRQSVDVRRVFRLCSEHFSVSAFDSLIIVGTNNITEQSMVELNKKENEIDVVGVGTHLVTCTRQPSLGCVYKLVEVRGRPRMKISEDPEKSTVPGRKAVYRLLDAEGHPFLDLVCLAVESPPEAGVSLSCYPLMCDDSRLSVIPAQVTCLRQEVFTKGRVTHPLSSAAETRVKVQTSLQTLHPRHKRLQEPDSYGVALSEELHHLLTEIRKGSSNNSSFLLAN; this is translated from the exons ATGGCGGCGGCGTCCAGCGACATGCGCGCGGCCATGGAGCGCTCGGTTCGGGAGCGGGTCCCCCCGCTGCTCACCGACCTGTACCAGTTCACCATGGCGTACGCGTACTGGCGGACCGGGCGGCACCAGGAGCCCGCCGTGTTCGAGCTCTTCTTCCGGGACAACCCGTTCGGCGGCGGCTTCTCGCTGTTCGCGGGGCTGCACGACTGTCTGCTGTTCCTGCGAACATTCCGCTTCACGGACGAAG ATGTGGAGTTCCTGCGCTCCGTCCTGCCCCCCGCCACCGACCCGGCCTTCTTCCAGTTCCTGCGGGGCCTGGACTGCTCCGGCGTCACCCTCCGCTCCGTCCCGGAGGGCTCCGTGGTGTTTGCCAGG GTGCCTCTGATGGAGGTGTCAGGTCCGCTAGCTGTGGTCCAACTGCTGGAGACCAGTTTGCTGTGTCTGGTCAACTATGCCAG CCTGGTGTGCAGCAACGCTGGCCGCTTCCGCCTGGCGGCCGGCCCCAGGAGGAAGCTGCTGGAGATGGGCCTCCGCAGGGCCCAGGGCCCAGATGGAGGCCTCACCGCCTCGCGGTACACACACGTTGGAG GGTTCGATCTCACCAGTAACGTTCAGGCCGGTTTCCTGTACGGGATCCCGGTCGCGGGGACCATGGCGCACTCATACGtcacctccttttcctccctggaGGAGGTCCGGCCACAA ACCCTTGTGGCGCGGAATGGGGACCCTGATCCGGTGGACGTCATTTCGCTGACGAAGGGCTGGTTGAGGCGCGTGTGTGAGCTGCTGGGAGGCGAGCCGGGGAAGATCAGCGAGGGCGAGTTGGCGGCCTTTCTGTCCTACGCCATTGCCTACCCTCAGAACTTCCtgcctgtgattgacagctacaGTGTTGGCCG CAGTGGCCTGTTGAACTTCTGCGCCGTGGCCTTGGCTCTGTGCGAGCTGGACTACAGGCCTGTAGGAGTTCGCCTGGACAGCGGGGACCTCTGCAGGCAGTCGGTTGACGTCCGCCGCGTCTTCAGACTCTGCAGCGAGCA CTTCTCTGTCTCCGCCTTCGACTCGCTGATCATCGTTGGGACCAACAACATCACGGAGCAGAGCATGGTGGAGCTCAACAAGAAG GAGAATGAGATCGATGTGGTTGGAGTCGGAACACATCTGGTCACCTGCACGCGGCAACCCTCGCTGGGCTGCGTGTATAAG CTggtggaggtgagggggagACCCAGGATGAAGATCAGCGAGGACCCTGAGAAGAGCACCGTCCCCGGGAGGAAAGCCGTCTACAGGCTGCTGGACGCTGAGG GCCACCCTTTTCTGGACCTGGTGTGTCTCGCTGTGGAGTCTCCTCCAGAGGCAGGAGTCTCTCTGAGCTGTTACCCTCTGATGTGTGATGACTCCAGACTCTCAGTCATTCCTGCTCAGGTCACCTGTCTGCGCCAGGAGGTGTTCACCAAAGGGCGG GTCACACACCCTCTGAGCAGCGCTGCAGAAACCAGAGTGAAGGTCCAGACTTCCCTGCAGACTCTGCACCCTCGACACAAGCGGCTGCAGGAGCCAGACTCCTACGGA GTGGCGCTGTCAGAGGAGCTCCATCACCTGCTCACAGAGATCCGAAAAGGAagctccaacaacagcagctttctTCTGGCCAACTGA
- the naprt gene encoding nicotinate phosphoribosyltransferase isoform X2 produces MAAASSDMRAAMERSVRERVPPLLTDLYQFTMAYAYWRTGRHQEPAVFELFFRDNPFGGGFSLFAGLHDCLLFLRTFRFTDEDVEFLRSVLPPATDPAFFQFLRGLDCSGVTLRSVPEGSVVFARVPLMEVSGPLAVVQLLETSLLCLVNYASLVCSNAGRFRLAAGPRRKLLEMGLRRAQGPDGGLTASRYTHVGGFDLTSNVQAGFLYGIPVAGTMAHSYVTSFSSLEEVRPQTLVARNGDPDPVDVISLTKGWLRRVCELLGGEPGKISEGELAAFLSYAIAYPQNFLPVIDSYSVGRGLLNFCAVALALCELDYRPVGVRLDSGDLCRQSVDVRRVFRLCSEHFSVSAFDSLIIVGTNNITEQSMVELNKKENEIDVVGVGTHLVTCTRQPSLGCVYKLVEVRGRPRMKISEDPEKSTVPGRKAVYRLLDAEGHPFLDLVCLAVESPPEAGVSLSCYPLMCDDSRLSVIPAQVTCLRQEVFTKGRVTHPLSSAAETRVKVQTSLQTLHPRHKRLQEPDSYGVALSEELHHLLTEIRKGSSNNSSFLLAN; encoded by the exons ATGGCGGCGGCGTCCAGCGACATGCGCGCGGCCATGGAGCGCTCGGTTCGGGAGCGGGTCCCCCCGCTGCTCACCGACCTGTACCAGTTCACCATGGCGTACGCGTACTGGCGGACCGGGCGGCACCAGGAGCCCGCCGTGTTCGAGCTCTTCTTCCGGGACAACCCGTTCGGCGGCGGCTTCTCGCTGTTCGCGGGGCTGCACGACTGTCTGCTGTTCCTGCGAACATTCCGCTTCACGGACGAAG ATGTGGAGTTCCTGCGCTCCGTCCTGCCCCCCGCCACCGACCCGGCCTTCTTCCAGTTCCTGCGGGGCCTGGACTGCTCCGGCGTCACCCTCCGCTCCGTCCCGGAGGGCTCCGTGGTGTTTGCCAGG GTGCCTCTGATGGAGGTGTCAGGTCCGCTAGCTGTGGTCCAACTGCTGGAGACCAGTTTGCTGTGTCTGGTCAACTATGCCAG CCTGGTGTGCAGCAACGCTGGCCGCTTCCGCCTGGCGGCCGGCCCCAGGAGGAAGCTGCTGGAGATGGGCCTCCGCAGGGCCCAGGGCCCAGATGGAGGCCTCACCGCCTCGCGGTACACACACGTTGGAG GGTTCGATCTCACCAGTAACGTTCAGGCCGGTTTCCTGTACGGGATCCCGGTCGCGGGGACCATGGCGCACTCATACGtcacctccttttcctccctggaGGAGGTCCGGCCACAA ACCCTTGTGGCGCGGAATGGGGACCCTGATCCGGTGGACGTCATTTCGCTGACGAAGGGCTGGTTGAGGCGCGTGTGTGAGCTGCTGGGAGGCGAGCCGGGGAAGATCAGCGAGGGCGAGTTGGCGGCCTTTCTGTCCTACGCCATTGCCTACCCTCAGAACTTCCtgcctgtgattgacagctacaGTGTTGGCCG TGGCCTGTTGAACTTCTGCGCCGTGGCCTTGGCTCTGTGCGAGCTGGACTACAGGCCTGTAGGAGTTCGCCTGGACAGCGGGGACCTCTGCAGGCAGTCGGTTGACGTCCGCCGCGTCTTCAGACTCTGCAGCGAGCA CTTCTCTGTCTCCGCCTTCGACTCGCTGATCATCGTTGGGACCAACAACATCACGGAGCAGAGCATGGTGGAGCTCAACAAGAAG GAGAATGAGATCGATGTGGTTGGAGTCGGAACACATCTGGTCACCTGCACGCGGCAACCCTCGCTGGGCTGCGTGTATAAG CTggtggaggtgagggggagACCCAGGATGAAGATCAGCGAGGACCCTGAGAAGAGCACCGTCCCCGGGAGGAAAGCCGTCTACAGGCTGCTGGACGCTGAGG GCCACCCTTTTCTGGACCTGGTGTGTCTCGCTGTGGAGTCTCCTCCAGAGGCAGGAGTCTCTCTGAGCTGTTACCCTCTGATGTGTGATGACTCCAGACTCTCAGTCATTCCTGCTCAGGTCACCTGTCTGCGCCAGGAGGTGTTCACCAAAGGGCGG GTCACACACCCTCTGAGCAGCGCTGCAGAAACCAGAGTGAAGGTCCAGACTTCCCTGCAGACTCTGCACCCTCGACACAAGCGGCTGCAGGAGCCAGACTCCTACGGA GTGGCGCTGTCAGAGGAGCTCCATCACCTGCTCACAGAGATCCGAAAAGGAagctccaacaacagcagctttctTCTGGCCAACTGA
- the LOC120823469 gene encoding MARVEL domain-containing protein 3 isoform X1, with translation MSQQPRPKRGHRERNGDHRHDRDPPGNRRPSPDRSSSRPPYYASEADSPPDRAREAPRVEHRESKCTHICSRRGIVLICAVLTNALVLICVVAAQMVTSGLSAMGGLGGFDINSNFNLQGTELQKARELDSKYSQMRAPGIYGGIAFSLTAGVLSLLFVVAGNKPPHRMSRKLLYAALAFQAVGAAAYVAAVGLYLHFVITVNSSDVCVERERIYARGGYTWMSCDVGGADAAVALFGLITAILYAAGAALTFQTIRGVRRYLQERKRREAEKQRARANPQRAPLRADTTAV, from the exons ATGAGCCAGCAGCCCCGTCCAAAGCGGGGACACCGGGAGAGAAACGGGGACCACCGACACGACCGGGACCCCCCCGGGAACAGGCGTCCCTCCCCCGACAG GTCTTCCTCTCGGCCCCCCTACTACGCCAGCGAGGCAGACTCCCCCCCCGACCGTGCGCGCGAAGCCCCTCGAGTGGAGCACCGCGAgtccaaatgcacacacatttgCTCCCGGAGAG GCATCGTGCTGATCTGCGCCGTACTAACCAACGCCCTGGTGCTGATCTGCGTGGTCGCGGCCCAGATGGTGACGTCAGGACTGTCCGCCATGGGCGGTTTGGGCGGCTTCGACATCAACTCCAACTTTAACCTGCAGGGCACCGAGCTGCAGAAGGCGCGCGAGCTGGACAGCAAGTACAGCCAGATGAGGGCGCCGGGCATCTACGGCGGCATCGCCTTCAGCCTCACCGCCGGCGTCCTCTCGCTGCTGTTCGTGGTGGCCGGGAACAAGCCGCCCCACCGCATGTCCCGGAAGCTTCTGTACGCGGCGCTGGCGTTTCAGGCGGTGGGGGCGGCGGCGTACGTGGCGGCCGTGGGGCTTTACCTGCACTTCGTCATCACCGTCAACTCCTCAGATGTGTGCGTGGAGCGCGAGAGGATCTACGCCCGCGGCGGCTACACCTGGATGAGCTGCGACGTGGGCGGGGCCGACGCGGCCGTGGCTCTGTTCGGCCTCATCACGGCCATCCTCTACGCCGCCGGCGCCGCGCTCACCTTCCAGACCATCCGAGGGGTGAGGCGCTACCTGCAGGAGCGCAAACGCCGGGAGGCGGAGAAGCAGCGGGCCCGGGCCAACCCGCAGAGGGCGCCGCTGAGGGCCGACACCACGGCGGTGTGA
- the LOC120823469 gene encoding MARVEL domain-containing protein 3 isoform X2, translating into MSQQPRPKRGHRERNGDHRHDRDPPGNRRPSPDSRSSSRPPYYASEADSPPDRAREAPRVEHRESKCTHICSRRGIVLICAVLTNALVLICVVAAQMVTSGLSAMGGLGGFDINSNFNLQGTELQKARELDSKYSQMRAPGIYGGIAFSLTAGVLSLLFVVAGNKPPHRMSRKLLYAALAFQAVGAAAYVAAVGLYLHFVITVNSSDVCVERERIYARGGYTWMSCDVGGADAAVALFGLITAILYAAGAALTFQTIRGVRRYLQERKRREAEKQRARANPQRAPLRADTTAV; encoded by the exons ATGAGCCAGCAGCCCCGTCCAAAGCGGGGACACCGGGAGAGAAACGGGGACCACCGACACGACCGGGACCCCCCCGGGAACAGGCGTCCCTCCCCCGACAG CAGGTCTTCCTCTCGGCCCCCCTACTACGCCAGCGAGGCAGACTCCCCCCCCGACCGTGCGCGCGAAGCCCCTCGAGTGGAGCACCGCGAgtccaaatgcacacacatttgCTCCCGGAGAG GCATCGTGCTGATCTGCGCCGTACTAACCAACGCCCTGGTGCTGATCTGCGTGGTCGCGGCCCAGATGGTGACGTCAGGACTGTCCGCCATGGGCGGTTTGGGCGGCTTCGACATCAACTCCAACTTTAACCTGCAGGGCACCGAGCTGCAGAAGGCGCGCGAGCTGGACAGCAAGTACAGCCAGATGAGGGCGCCGGGCATCTACGGCGGCATCGCCTTCAGCCTCACCGCCGGCGTCCTCTCGCTGCTGTTCGTGGTGGCCGGGAACAAGCCGCCCCACCGCATGTCCCGGAAGCTTCTGTACGCGGCGCTGGCGTTTCAGGCGGTGGGGGCGGCGGCGTACGTGGCGGCCGTGGGGCTTTACCTGCACTTCGTCATCACCGTCAACTCCTCAGATGTGTGCGTGGAGCGCGAGAGGATCTACGCCCGCGGCGGCTACACCTGGATGAGCTGCGACGTGGGCGGGGCCGACGCGGCCGTGGCTCTGTTCGGCCTCATCACGGCCATCCTCTACGCCGCCGGCGCCGCGCTCACCTTCCAGACCATCCGAGGGGTGAGGCGCTACCTGCAGGAGCGCAAACGCCGGGAGGCGGAGAAGCAGCGGGCCCGGGCCAACCCGCAGAGGGCGCCGCTGAGGGCCGACACCACGGCGGTGTGA
- the c8h8orf82 gene encoding UPF0598 protein C8orf82 homolog, whose protein sequence is MLLLRTAALGRRGLAALRCPPAGCGASRLAATYVQGQSPEPRVREYFYYIDHQGQLFLDDTKLKNFVTCFKDKKFLVFFFSRLRPNQSGRYQEDFPFLSPCGRERNFVRCDDRPVVFTHLLQSPAGSPGVTAAGGLLSYCGGAEKLSAPFRPEALYMHPASGRLYHPCSESEGRVGLVRSALAIELSPFFVYAAERGQSERPTHFLWGGQEHTLTNELAGCFPATEESGGQPGGPE, encoded by the exons ATGTTGCTCCTCCGGACTGCTGCGCTCGGCCGCAGAGGTCTGGCCGCCCTGCGCTGCCCGCCCGCCGGCTGCGGGGCCTCCAGACTCGCCGCTACATACGTCCAGGGCCAGAGCCCGGAGCCGCGCGTCCGAGAGTACTTCTACTACATCGACCACCAAGGACAG CTTTTCCTCGACGACACTAAGCTGAAGAACTTTGTCACCTGCTTCAAAG ATAAAAAGttcctggtcttcttcttcagccGGCTGCGTCCCAATCAGAGCGGCCGGTACCAGGAGGACTTCCCCTTCCTGTCCCCGTGTGGCAGGGAGAGGAACTTTGTGCGCTGCGATGACCGTCCTGTGGTCTTCACCCACCTGCTGCAGAGCCCCGCGGGGTCGCCCGGGGTCACGGCGGCTGGGGGGCTGCTGTCGTACTGCGGCGGGGCGGAGAAGCTGTCGGCCCCGTTCCGCCCGGAGGCGCTGTACATGCATCCCGCCAGCGGGCGGCTCTACCACCCGTGCTCGGAGAGCGAGGGGCGGGTCGGCCTGGTCAGGTCGGCCCTGGCCATCGAGCTCAGCCCTTTCTTTGTTTACGCCGCGGAGCGCGGCCAATCGGAGCGGCCTACACACTTTCTCTGGGGGGGGCAGGAGCACACGCTGACCAATGAGCTCGCAGGATGCTTCCCCGCAACGGAGGAGAGCGGCGGGCAGCCGGGTGGGCCGGAATAA